Proteins encoded together in one Methanotorris formicicus Mc-S-70 window:
- a CDS encoding hydrogenase large subunit codes for MYEGEIAIGPVHPTMLEPHRLRLFIEDEVIKDAELTIGVNHRGIERLMEGLPVEKANILTEKICGICSHIHVWNSVRVVERGCNIEVPERANYIRVIIEELERLHSHTILFGHAFEVLGHETMSMRAFMLREPIMQTLFDISGSRVHYSCPIIGGIRPRCNIKDSQIPTILERLERFEEKLKKFIERTLNDPMLVLRMKNIGVLDRKTAAKYHAVGPTARGSGIKSDMRKMGYVEEYDPFEFEEVLFDDGDVLSRIAVRFYECFESIKILRQALKALPQLPEKIYNGDYELHAFKPIDCYNEAQRGQVYHSYGLDSEGRVMHSKVRTPTATNLAAMEEILKGYHVTDVELIIASCDPCFTCTDRLIITKEYIK; via the coding sequence ATGTATGAAGGAGAGATAGCAATAGGTCCTGTTCATCCAACAATGCTCGAACCCCATAGATTGAGGCTTTTTATTGAAGATGAAGTTATTAAAGATGCTGAATTAACAATAGGAGTTAACCATAGGGGTATAGAGAGATTAATGGAAGGTCTTCCAGTTGAGAAGGCAAACATCCTAACTGAGAAAATCTGCGGGATTTGTTCCCATATACACGTATGGAATTCAGTTAGGGTTGTTGAAAGAGGATGCAACATAGAGGTTCCAGAGAGGGCAAATTACATCAGAGTTATTATTGAGGAGTTAGAGAGATTGCATTCCCATACGATATTGTTTGGGCATGCCTTTGAAGTTCTTGGACATGAAACAATGTCAATGAGGGCATTTATGCTTAGAGAACCAATAATGCAGACACTCTTTGATATAAGTGGAAGTAGGGTGCATTATTCATGCCCAATTATTGGGGGAATAAGACCGAGATGTAACATAAAAGATAGCCAAATCCCGACAATTTTGGAGAGGTTGGAAAGATTTGAAGAAAAATTAAAAAAATTTATAGAGAGGACGTTAAATGACCCAATGCTCGTTTTAAGGATGAAGAATATTGGTGTTTTGGATAGAAAAACTGCAGCAAAATACCATGCAGTTGGACCCACAGCAAGGGGAAGTGGAATAAAAAGTGATATGAGAAAAATGGGATATGTTGAGGAGTATGATCCATTTGAGTTTGAGGAAGTTTTATTTGATGATGGGGATGTTTTGTCAAGGATTGCAGTGAGGTTTTATGAATGTTTTGAGAGTATTAAGATATTGAGGCAGGCATTAAAAGCCCTCCCTCAACTACCAGAAAAAATTTACAATGGAGATTATGAGTTGCATGCATTTAAACCAATAGATTGCTATAACGAAGCACAGAGAGGGCAAGTGTATCATTCCTATGGTTTAGATAGTGAAGGCAGAGTAATGCATTCAAAGGTTAGAACGCCAACAGCAACAAATTTGGCAGCGATGGAGGAGATTTTAAAGGGTTATCATGTAACTGATGTAGAATTAATCATAGCAAGTTGCGACCCATGCTTTACATGCACAGATAGGTTGATAATAACGAAGGAATATATTAAATAA
- a CDS encoding MnmC family methyltransferase, with protein MLPNKKAIGIIKKYMNLAINNNFFEEDFNEFGKKLVRELIDKNLLVKTGDGTYTLKAEDEEELMHSKIGALKEAVEKFAIPSNIKSRKNPKVLDLCSGFGYNAVAALHFNKDAEIDMVELCREVLFLSLCLNIPFKEHEIIKNSIKNFFMGEETKNLKIRVFNEDARKVIKRLDKKYDIVFHDAFSPQRDPILYTVDFLKEIYKKMNNNGVLISYSSSIPFRSGLVEAGFVISEGPSVGRKRGATIAYKNPSFEVGRISEIDERVIALSTVGIPYRDVHLNAIKEEIIKNREVEREEFKRTLISLGKYYSTKRIKKGNIDNEFLKIQKMDLNSSEVIKKMRKLLLNRNEILKQTLMQKNIY; from the coding sequence ATGCTACCAAATAAAAAAGCCATAGGGATTATAAAAAAATATATGAACTTAGCAATAAACAATAACTTCTTTGAGGAAGATTTTAATGAATTTGGGAAAAAATTGGTAAGGGAACTAATAGATAAAAATTTGTTAGTTAAAACAGGGGATGGAACATACACTTTAAAGGCAGAGGATGAAGAGGAGTTAATGCATTCAAAAATAGGAGCATTAAAAGAGGCAGTTGAGAAATTTGCAATCCCATCCAACATAAAAAGTAGAAAAAATCCAAAGGTTTTGGATTTATGTAGTGGGTTTGGATACAATGCAGTTGCCGCACTACATTTTAACAAAGATGCAGAGATAGATATGGTTGAATTGTGCAGAGAGGTTTTATTTTTATCACTCTGCCTAAATATCCCATTTAAAGAGCATGAAATTATTAAAAATTCAATAAAAAACTTTTTTATGGGAGAAGAAACCAAAAATTTAAAAATTAGGGTATTTAATGAAGATGCAAGAAAGGTTATAAAGAGATTGGACAAAAAGTACGATATTGTTTTTCACGATGCATTTTCCCCACAAAGAGACCCAATTTTATATACTGTCGATTTTTTAAAGGAGATTTATAAAAAAATGAATAATAATGGGGTTTTGATATCCTACTCTTCTTCAATTCCATTTAGGAGCGGATTAGTTGAGGCAGGATTTGTTATTTCAGAAGGTCCGAGTGTTGGAAGAAAAAGAGGAGCAACAATTGCATACAAAAACCCATCTTTTGAAGTTGGTAGGATTTCTGAAATAGATGAGAGGGTTATAGCACTATCAACAGTAGGCATCCCATATAGGGATGTGCATTTAAATGCCATAAAAGAAGAGATTATAAAAAATAGGGAAGTTGAAAGGGAAGAATTTAAAAGAACGTTGATAAGTCTGGGAAAGTATTACTCAACAAAAAGAATTAAGAAGGGAAATATTGATAATGAATTTTTAAAAATTCAAAAAATGGATTTAAACTCTTCTGAAGTAATAAAAAAGATGAGAAAATTATTACTAAACCGTAATGAAATTTTAAAACAAACGTTAATGCAAAAAAATATATATTAA
- a CDS encoding dihydroorotate dehydrogenase: MLNTVICGINFKNPVFLAAGVMGETGSALKRMAKNGAGAVCTKSVGLEKKEGHKNPTIVEVEGGFLNAMGLPNPGVEEYIEEIEKVRDDLKRMNVKIIGSIYGKDEKEFAIVAERIENYVDMIELNISCPHAGGGYGATIGQDPNLSYKVVASVKDAVKIPVFAKLTPNVTDIKEIAKAVVDAGVDGITAINTLGPGMVIDIEVGKPILSNKFGGMSGKTIKPIAIKIVYDLYETVDVPIIGVGGITTGRDALEFIMAGACAVQVGTGVYYRGYDIFRKICEEMEMFLKEKNVKLKDLIGCAHE; the protein is encoded by the coding sequence ATGTTAAATACTGTAATCTGTGGTATAAATTTTAAAAATCCAGTATTTTTGGCTGCTGGAGTTATGGGGGAAACAGGAAGTGCTTTAAAAAGAATGGCAAAAAATGGTGCTGGAGCAGTATGTACAAAATCCGTTGGTTTGGAAAAAAAAGAAGGTCACAAAAATCCAACAATTGTTGAAGTGGAAGGAGGATTTTTAAACGCTATGGGATTACCAAATCCTGGAGTTGAGGAATATATTGAAGAGATTGAAAAAGTTAGGGATGATCTAAAAAGAATGAATGTAAAAATCATAGGTTCAATTTATGGAAAAGATGAGAAAGAATTTGCCATTGTAGCAGAGAGGATTGAAAATTATGTTGATATGATTGAATTAAATATATCCTGCCCTCATGCAGGAGGTGGTTATGGAGCGACTATTGGACAGGATCCGAATTTATCTTACAAGGTTGTTGCAAGTGTAAAGGACGCTGTAAAAATCCCAGTATTTGCAAAATTAACACCAAACGTAACAGATATTAAAGAAATAGCAAAGGCAGTTGTAGATGCAGGAGTCGATGGAATAACGGCAATAAATACCTTAGGTCCAGGAATGGTTATTGATATTGAGGTAGGAAAACCAATACTAAGCAATAAATTTGGTGGAATGTCGGGAAAAACAATAAAACCAATAGCAATAAAGATTGTCTATGATTTATATGAAACTGTTGACGTCCCAATAATTGGAGTTGGCGGTATAACCACTGGAAGGGATGCATTGGAATTTATAATGGCGGGGGCATGTGCAGTTCAAGTGGGAACTGGTGTCTACTATAGAGGTTATGACATATTCAGAAAAATATGTGAAGAGATGGAAATGTTCTTAAAAGAGAAAAATGTAAAATTAAAGGATTTGATTGGTTGTGCTCATGAATAA
- the ahcY gene encoding adenosylhomocysteinase: MYNVKDINLASEGEKKIEWAKQHMPVLRLIREEFKKEKPFKGITIGMALHLEAKTAVLAETLMEGGAKIAITGCNPLSTQDDVAAACAKMGMHVYAWRGETTEEYYENLNKVLDHKPDIVIDDGCDLIFLLHTQRTELLDNIMGGCEETTTGIIRLKAMEREGALKFPVMDVNDAYTKYLFDNRYGTGQSAIDGIIRTTNLLIAGKTVVVAGYGWCGKGVAMRAKGMGANVVITEVNPIKALEAKMDGFRVMKMEDAAKIGDIFITTTGCKDIIRKEHVLLMKDGAILCNAGHFDNEINKGDLRELATSVRVVRNNIEEYNLGDKKLYLLGEGRLVNLACADGHPCEVMDMSFANQALGAKYILDNHEKLENKVYNIPYEQDLRIASLKLKSMGVDIDELTEEQRKYLEDWKEGT; encoded by the coding sequence ATGTATAATGTAAAAGACATAAATTTGGCATCAGAGGGAGAGAAAAAAATCGAGTGGGCAAAACAACACATGCCTGTTTTAAGATTGATTAGGGAAGAATTTAAAAAAGAAAAACCATTTAAAGGAATAACTATTGGAATGGCTTTGCATTTGGAGGCAAAAACAGCAGTTTTAGCAGAGACATTAATGGAAGGCGGGGCAAAGATTGCCATTACTGGATGCAACCCATTATCAACCCAGGATGATGTCGCTGCTGCATGTGCTAAGATGGGAATGCATGTTTACGCATGGCGAGGAGAAACAACAGAGGAGTATTATGAGAATTTAAATAAAGTTCTCGACCATAAGCCAGATATCGTTATAGATGATGGATGTGATTTGATATTCTTATTGCACACCCAAAGAACTGAACTTTTGGATAATATAATGGGCGGTTGTGAGGAAACAACAACAGGGATTATAAGACTTAAAGCAATGGAAAGAGAAGGGGCTTTAAAATTCCCAGTAATGGATGTTAATGATGCATATACAAAGTATCTATTTGACAACAGATATGGAACTGGGCAGAGTGCAATTGATGGAATCATTAGGACAACAAACCTACTAATTGCTGGAAAAACTGTTGTTGTTGCTGGTTATGGATGGTGTGGGAAAGGTGTAGCGATGAGAGCAAAGGGGATGGGAGCAAATGTTGTAATCACTGAGGTAAATCCAATTAAGGCATTAGAGGCAAAGATGGATGGATTTAGAGTTATGAAGATGGAAGATGCTGCCAAAATAGGGGACATATTTATAACAACAACTGGATGTAAGGATATTATTAGAAAAGAGCATGTATTGCTTATGAAGGATGGGGCAATATTGTGCAATGCAGGGCACTTTGACAATGAGATAAATAAGGGGGATTTGAGGGAATTGGCTACTTCAGTTAGAGTTGTTAGGAACAACATTGAAGAATATAACTTAGGAGACAAAAAACTCTACTTACTTGGAGAGGGAAGATTGGTTAATTTAGCATGTGCTGATGGACATCCTTGTGAAGTCATGGATATGAGTTTTGCAAATCAGGCGTTAGGGGCTAAGTATATACTGGACAACCATGAAAAATTGGAAAATAAGGTTTATAATATCCCATACGAGCAAGATTTAAGAATAGCATCATTAAAATTAAAATCCATGGGTGTTGACATAGACGAATTAACAGAAGAGCAGAGAAAATACTTAGAGGATTGGAAAGAAGGAACATAA
- the moaA gene encoding GTP 3',8-cyclase MoaA — MKDRFGREIRSLRISITQKCNLECFYCHKEGHNEDIGRFMLPEEIGKIVKASLDFGVRKIKISGGEPLLRKDINEILKNIKDKRIKDISMTTNGILLEEHAEKLKDNGLDRVNVSLDTLNSELYKKITKYGDVEKVKRGIEKAIEVGLTPLKINYLAMDININHLKDIMDYCREIGAILQIIEFIPTNKNLNKHYVDITPIENRIKEKADKIITRKFMQNRKKYLLDGLEVEFVRPMDNTEFCSHCTRIRLTHDGFLKPCLLRDDNLVDILTPLRNGEDIRKCFIECINRREPYFKG, encoded by the coding sequence ATGAAAGACAGATTTGGAAGAGAAATCAGGTCTTTGAGAATATCCATTACACAAAAATGCAATTTAGAATGTTTTTATTGCCATAAAGAAGGCCATAACGAAGATATCGGAAGATTTATGCTCCCCGAAGAAATTGGAAAAATTGTTAAGGCATCTTTGGATTTTGGTGTGAGGAAAATAAAGATATCTGGTGGGGAGCCGTTATTAAGGAAAGATATCAACGAAATATTAAAGAATATTAAAGATAAAAGAATAAAAGACATCTCTATGACAACAAATGGTATTCTTTTAGAGGAACATGCTGAAAAATTAAAAGATAATGGATTAGATAGAGTTAATGTGAGTTTAGATACTCTCAACAGTGAGTTATATAAAAAAATTACAAAATATGGGGATGTTGAAAAGGTTAAGAGGGGAATTGAAAAAGCAATTGAGGTTGGTTTAACTCCTTTAAAAATAAATTATTTAGCAATGGATATAAATATTAACCATTTAAAAGACATTATGGATTATTGCAGAGAAATTGGTGCAATACTTCAAATAATTGAGTTTATTCCAACAAATAAAAATTTGAATAAACATTATGTAGATATAACCCCAATAGAAAACAGAATCAAAGAAAAAGCAGATAAAATAATTACAAGAAAATTTATGCAAAATAGAAAAAAATATCTTCTTGATGGTTTGGAAGTTGAATTTGTTAGGCCTATGGACAATACAGAATTTTGCAGCCATTGCACAAGGATAAGACTAACGCATGATGGATTTTTAAAACCATGTCTGTTGAGGGATGATAATTTGGTTGATATCTTAACCCCTTTAAGAAATGGGGAGGATATAAGGAAGTGTTTTATTGAATGCATAAATAGGAGAGAGCCATACTTTAAAGGTTAA
- a CDS encoding ATP-binding protein has translation MKIAITGKGGVGKTFISSVLARLFEKSGYKVIAVDADPNTTLACALGIEEEVIPISKMNDLIEERTGAKPNSYGSVFKLNPKVDDIVDKFAYKKGNIYLLVMGTVEKGGSGCVCPASVLLRRLLQHLILKRDEVVILDMEAGIEHLGRRTTQNVDLMIVVVEPSKKSFLTAKRIKKLANDIGVNNLVVIVNKAKDEDMELLKDIIEKDIGLPVIGFIPYDEEVLKSDFLGKPVDLNSKSAKEVEKIFNYILKLKQIS, from the coding sequence ATGAAAATTGCAATAACAGGAAAAGGTGGGGTAGGAAAGACATTCATTTCATCAGTTTTAGCAAGATTATTTGAAAAAAGTGGTTATAAAGTTATAGCGGTTGATGCAGACCCAAATACAACATTAGCATGTGCTTTAGGGATAGAGGAGGAAGTAATCCCAATATCAAAAATGAACGATTTGATTGAAGAAAGAACCGGGGCTAAACCAAATAGTTATGGATCAGTATTTAAGTTAAACCCAAAAGTAGATGATATCGTTGATAAATTTGCATATAAAAAAGGAAATATATATTTGTTGGTTATGGGGACAGTAGAAAAAGGAGGCAGTGGCTGTGTTTGCCCTGCATCTGTTTTATTGAGGAGGTTGTTACAACATTTAATTTTAAAGAGGGATGAAGTGGTTATATTGGATATGGAAGCAGGAATTGAACATTTGGGCAGAAGAACAACTCAAAACGTTGATTTAATGATAGTTGTTGTTGAGCCATCAAAAAAATCCTTCTTAACAGCAAAGAGGATAAAAAAACTTGCAAATGACATTGGAGTTAACAACTTGGTAGTTATTGTTAATAAGGCAAAAGATGAAGATATGGAATTGTTAAAAGATATTATTGAAAAAGATATTGGTTTACCAGTTATTGGCTTTATTCCATATGATGAGGAAGTTTTAAAGAGTGATTTTCTTGGAAAACCTGTTGATTTAAATTCAAAATCTGCAAAAGAGGTTGAAAAGATATTTAACTACATATTAAAATTAAAACAAATTAGTTAA
- a CDS encoding adenosylcobinamide amidohydrolase, which yields MEEVLRIDDWKAYKIPHTVEIGDEVEDTKTLIIKFDKRRKVLSTREGFKDIGYVGNHSIPVPFWDKVHDYKDYENQVLKKIGVEKKDIALLSTGANMDNLAVAKEEFDEFYVIAFTTAGAKHNAIRLGDEEANYIEKDFKTYKIENGKIIPKEEVGTVNIILITNANLTDGAMARAIITITEAKTNAFQELDIRSTKHPELQATGTGTDNVIVVGGFGRGVNYTGGHTKIGEMIAKCVKKSVREALIKQDELKVPLNK from the coding sequence ATGGAAGAGGTTTTAAGGATTGATGATTGGAAGGCATATAAAATCCCCCATACCGTTGAGATTGGAGATGAAGTTGAGGATACAAAAACCCTCATAATTAAATTTGATAAAAGAAGAAAAGTTTTATCAACAAGGGAAGGATTTAAAGACATTGGATATGTTGGAAACCATTCCATTCCTGTACCATTTTGGGATAAGGTTCATGACTATAAAGATTATGAAAATCAAGTATTAAAAAAGATTGGAGTTGAAAAGAAGGATATAGCCTTGTTATCAACTGGAGCAAATATGGATAATTTGGCAGTTGCAAAGGAGGAGTTTGATGAATTCTATGTCATTGCCTTCACAACCGCTGGGGCAAAGCATAATGCAATAAGATTAGGAGATGAAGAGGCAAATTATATTGAGAAGGATTTTAAAACCTACAAAATTGAAAATGGAAAAATAATCCCTAAGGAAGAAGTTGGGACCGTTAATATTATTTTGATAACAAACGCAAACCTAACAGATGGAGCAATGGCGAGGGCAATAATAACCATTACGGAGGCAAAAACAAACGCCTTCCAAGAGTTGGATATAAGAAGCACAAAACATCCAGAACTCCAGGCGACTGGAACTGGAACGGATAACGTTATTGTTGTTGGTGGTTTTGGGAGAGGAGTTAATTACACAGGAGGGCATACTAAGATTGGGGAAATGATAGCGAAATGTGTTAAAAAATCTGTAAGGGAAGCGTTAATAAAACAGGACGAGTTAAAAGTACCCTTAAACAAATAA